The following coding sequences are from one Macaca mulatta isolate MMU2019108-1 chromosome 7, T2T-MMU8v2.0, whole genome shotgun sequence window:
- the HDDC3 gene encoding guanosine-3',5'-bis(diphosphate) 3'-pyrophosphohydrolase MESH1 isoform X1, whose translation MGSEAAQLLEAADFAARKHRQQRRKDPEGTPYINHPIGGLVGRGAPAAAPGVGTGKDTWGVARILTHEAGITDIVVLQAALLHDTVEDTDTTLDEVELHFGAQVRRLVEEVTDDKTLPKLERKRLQVEQAPHSSPGAKLVKLADKLYNLRDLNRCTPEGWSEHRVQEYFEWAAQVVKGLQGTNRQLEEALKHLFKERGLTL comes from the exons ATGGGCTCCGAGGCCGCCCAGCTGCTGGAGGCTGCCGACTTCGCTGCTCGCAAGCACCGGCAGCAGCGGCGGAAGGACCCCGAAGGGACCCCCTACATCAACCACCCCATCGGTGGGCTCGTCGGCCGCGGAGCACCGGCTGCGGCACCGGGGGTGGGGACTGGGAAGGATACGTGGG GTGTGGCTCGGATCCTGACCCACGAGGCGGGAATCACTGACATTGTGGTGTTACAG GCGGCCCTGCTCCATGACACGGTGGAGGACACAGACACCACCCTGGATGAGGTGGAGCTACACTTTGGGGCACAGGTGCGGCGCCTGGTGGAGGAGGTAACAGATGACAAGACTCTGCCCAAGCTGGAGAGAAAGCGGCTGCAGGTGGAGCAAGCGCCCCACAGTAGCCCCGGGGCCAAACTGGTGAAACTGGCAGACAAGCTGTACAATCTGAGGGACCTGAATCGCTGCACCCCAGAGG GATGGTCAGAACATCGAGTCCAGGAATACTTCGAGTGGGCAGCGCAAGTGGTGAAGGGGCTTCAGGGAACAAACCGGCAACTGGAAGAGGCGCTAAAGCATCTGTTCAAGGAGCGGGGGCTGACACTCTGA
- the HDDC3 gene encoding guanosine-3',5'-bis(diphosphate) 3'-pyrophosphohydrolase MESH1 isoform X2 yields the protein MGSEAAQLLEAADFAARKHRQQRRKDPEGTPYINHPIGVARILTHEAGITDIVVLQAALLHDTVEDTDTTLDEVELHFGAQVRRLVEEVTDDKTLPKLERKRLQVEQAPHSSPGAKLVKLADKLYNLRDLNRCTPEGWSEHRVQEYFEWAAQVVKGLQGTNRQLEEALKHLFKERGLTL from the exons ATGGGCTCCGAGGCCGCCCAGCTGCTGGAGGCTGCCGACTTCGCTGCTCGCAAGCACCGGCAGCAGCGGCGGAAGGACCCCGAAGGGACCCCCTACATCAACCACCCCATCG GTGTGGCTCGGATCCTGACCCACGAGGCGGGAATCACTGACATTGTGGTGTTACAG GCGGCCCTGCTCCATGACACGGTGGAGGACACAGACACCACCCTGGATGAGGTGGAGCTACACTTTGGGGCACAGGTGCGGCGCCTGGTGGAGGAGGTAACAGATGACAAGACTCTGCCCAAGCTGGAGAGAAAGCGGCTGCAGGTGGAGCAAGCGCCCCACAGTAGCCCCGGGGCCAAACTGGTGAAACTGGCAGACAAGCTGTACAATCTGAGGGACCTGAATCGCTGCACCCCAGAGG GATGGTCAGAACATCGAGTCCAGGAATACTTCGAGTGGGCAGCGCAAGTGGTGAAGGGGCTTCAGGGAACAAACCGGCAACTGGAAGAGGCGCTAAAGCATCTGTTCAAGGAGCGGGGGCTGACACTCTGA